GCTGCCCGGCGAAACCTGGGAGAACGCGCTGGAAACCGTGCGGCTCAATCAGCGGATTCGCGTCCGCGATGCCTGGTGCAGCGTTTTTCAACCGTACGCCGGGCTGCCGGTCACCGAACGGGCGATCGCCGACGGACGGCTCGATCGCGTCGACGACGCAATGGTCGGCTTCAACACCTTCGCCGACAATGCGCTGCGCAATCCGGATGGCCGCCGCATTTTCAATCTGCACAAATTTTTCTATCCCCTGGCGCGCTGGCCGTGGCTGGAAAAAATCGTCCTGCCCCTCACGCGGCTGCCCGCCAACCGGCTGTTTCACTATTTATTCGTCGTTTTTTACGTTTACAGTTACCGCCAGCACACCGGCGTTTCCTGGCGGCGAATCGCGCGCGAAGGCGTTCACTGGTTCCGGCAATTTCTTTCGACGATGGGCCCGGAGAAATGAGCGACTTTTTCGAAGACAGCCCCCTTTGCCGGCGGCAACGCGAAGCCGATCCGCCCTTGCCGCGCGTCGTGCAACTGGAACTCACCGCCGACTGCAATCTGCGCTGCCGCTTTTGCCCGTTGCAAAGCGAACCGCGCGAACGGCGCGCCGAAGCCCGCCGCATCGAACCGGACGATCTGCGGACGCATCTGAAAACGCTGCTCGAAAACGCCTACGAGGCGGAGTTGACCGGCTTCGGCGAAATCTTCTGTCACCCGCGTTTGCTGGACATCCTCCGGCAATTGAAAAGCCACCGGCTGACGATCAACGCCACCAGCAACGGGACCTTGTGGACCGCGGAGATCCTGGAAGCGCTGGTCGGCGAAGAGCTGCTCGATTTGATTTGCGTTTCGCTGGATGCCGGTTATCCCGAGACCTACGCCCGGTTGCGGGTGGGCGGCGATATGGAAAAGGTTTTAGGCAACCTGCTTCTACTCGATAAGATCAAGCGCTGGCTGGGCCGGGACAAGCCGCGCCTGCACCTCAGCTTCATTTCCACGCGTGAAAATCTGAACGAGCTGCCCCTGGTGATCGGGCTGGCCAAACGGGTCGGCGCCGAGAAGGTGATCGTGCAAGGCTTGTACGAAAACGAATCGATGACCGGGCAGAGCACCGCCGGCGCCGACGAGGAACAGCCGGTCTTCGCCACCGCCGCCGCCGTGGCGCGCGCCAACGAAGTCCGGCTCGAATTCTGGTATCAAAGCCAGGCCGCGCGACCGCTGGCCGGCGCCGCTGAAAAAGTGCAGATCACCGCGCCGCCCGCCGCCCGTCGCCCGCTCGTCAAACAGTGCGGTTACCCGTGGGAGCGGGTTTTCGTGAAATCCGACCTGACCGTTCAAGCCTGCGCGACGGTTTGGGAAAAGCTGATCATGGGCAACTTGCGGGAATCGACCATCGAGGAAATCTGGCGCGGACCCCGCTACCGCGAATTGCGCGGGCGGCTGGGCGGCACGGCGACGCCCGCGGAATGCCGGCCCTGCCCGACCAAACCGTGGCGCGTGCCCCGGTATGACTTCGAAATTTCCGAACACCTCGAATTCGGCGATCCGACGCCGAGCCAACTCGGCACGGGATTCTACGAGCCGGAGACCGACGAAACCGGCGGCGCCTTTCGCTGGTCGAGCGGCGCCTGTTCGTTTTTCCTGCGCAACACCAACCGTCCTTTTCTGGAACTGCGTCTCGCCGCCCATCCCCAGGCGCCGGATCTGCCCTTTGTCTTGCGCGTCAACGGGGTCGCGATCGATCTCTTTACGCCGCGCGAACTGATCGATCTGCCGACGCGCTTCGCGTTGCCGCCGTTTTCCGAAGAGATCCTGACGATTGGCATCGAGCCGGCGGCGGTCTACACGCCGGACCAGTTGGGCGTCGGCGGCTCGCGCCGGCCGCTCGGCCTGCTGTACTATAGCGCCGCTCTGACCGGCGACCCGGACCTTTGCCGATCGAGGATATCGACAACCGACGACCAACTCGCGCGCGGTTTCTTTCCGCCGGAAACGGCGCTGGGCGCGGGCGCGCGTTGGACCGGCGGGCGGTTCTCCTTCGTTCTGCCGCGCGCCGGCAACGAGTTGCGCCTCGGCGTCCAGACCGTGGCCGCGACCGCCGGAAGCGCCCTGACGGTTTTCGACAACGGGGAATCGTGCGGTCGTTTCACGCTGCCGGAAAAGCCCGGCCCGCACGAACTGCGCGTCCCCCTCGCCGCGCCGGTCCTCTGGCATGCCGTTCAAGTCGTCTGCGAAAAAACGTGGCAGCCCGGCGAGCGCGATCGGCGGCGCCTGGGCGTGCTGTTTCGCGGCGCGTCGCTCCGGCGCCGGCGGTGGCGGCGATGACGACGGATTTTCTGGAGCGGCACCCGCTCTGGCTGGAGCACCACGGCGCGTCCGATCTGCCGTTTCCCGATACGGTGCAGCTCGAGTTGACGGCGGCCTGCGATCTGCGCTGCGTCATGTGCCCGTTGCCGCACGAAAACCGGCACGGCACCGGACGCGAGACCATCGAACCGGCCGACCTGGAACGTCTGCGACAGCCGCTGGCCGCGGCCTCCGGCGTCGAACTGACCGGTTTCGGCGAAATGCTGTGCCACCCGCGCCTGCTCGCTTGCCTGCGCTGGTTGCGAGCGCGCAAGCTGGCCGTACACGCGACCACCAACGGTAGCCGTCTGACGAGGGAGATCGTCGACGCCTTGACGGCCGAACACCTGCTCGACGTTCTGTGCGTCAGCGTGGACGCGGCCACCGCGCCTACCTACGAACGGATCCGCCGCGGCGGCAATTTCGCCGTCCTGCTCGCCAACCTGGATTACCTGGCAAAGCGCCGCACGCCGGCCAACCCGCGTTTCTGGTTGAGTTTCGCGGCGCTGCGCGACAACCTCGACGAATTGCCGCGCTTCATCCGCCTGGCTGCGGATCTTGGCGCCGAGCGGGTCATCGTCCAACACGTTTTCACGGGCCCGCATTGCGCCGGCGCCGGCTTGTCGCTCACCGACGACCTGGTCATCGCCCGGCTGGAGGAAGCCCGCCAAACCGCGGCGACGCAGCGGATCGAGCTCGACTTGCGCAATCCGCCGCGCCAAGGCGGCGACGGTTATCGGCCGGGCCTGATCAAGGATTGCGCTTTTCCCTGGCGCCATACGTTTCTCAAGGCCAACGGCCGCGCCGCCGCGTGCGCCATGGTGTGGGAGGATTTGGACTTCGCCGACTGGCGCGACACCG
This Myxococcales bacterium DNA region includes the following protein-coding sequences:
- a CDS encoding radical SAM protein → MSDFFEDSPLCRRQREADPPLPRVVQLELTADCNLRCRFCPLQSEPRERRAEARRIEPDDLRTHLKTLLENAYEAELTGFGEIFCHPRLLDILRQLKSHRLTINATSNGTLWTAEILEALVGEELLDLICVSLDAGYPETYARLRVGGDMEKVLGNLLLLDKIKRWLGRDKPRLHLSFISTRENLNELPLVIGLAKRVGAEKVIVQGLYENESMTGQSTAGADEEQPVFATAAAVARANEVRLEFWYQSQAARPLAGAAEKVQITAPPAARRPLVKQCGYPWERVFVKSDLTVQACATVWEKLIMGNLRESTIEEIWRGPRYRELRGRLGGTATPAECRPCPTKPWRVPRYDFEISEHLEFGDPTPSQLGTGFYEPETDETGGAFRWSSGACSFFLRNTNRPFLELRLAAHPQAPDLPFVLRVNGVAIDLFTPRELIDLPTRFALPPFSEEILTIGIEPAAVYTPDQLGVGGSRRPLGLLYYSAALTGDPDLCRSRISTTDDQLARGFFPPETALGAGARWTGGRFSFVLPRAGNELRLGVQTVAATAGSALTVFDNGESCGRFTLPEKPGPHELRVPLAAPVLWHAVQVVCEKTWQPGERDRRRLGVLFRGASLRRRRWRR